CTTCTCATAGCGCGGCCGGTTGTTGACGAGCGGGATCAGCCTCACGCCAGCCCGCTTGACAATCGCGCTCACCTCCGGGCGGTCGCGCCCGGACACCTCGCCGTCCTCCTCGACCGTGAAGTAGACGGGCGAGACAGCATCCAGCTGGCTAATCCGCTGCCGGAGAGCGTGCATCGTCTCCGCAGTGTAGACGTGCATATACATGAAGCGCCGGATTGGGGCCGGTTGGGCTGCCGCTGACGGCGGGAGGAGAAGGCCGAAAGCAGCAATGAGCGGAACGAGCGAGAACCAGCGACGCACGGAGAGGAGCATACGACGCGAGACGCCCGTAGTCAACTCGCCTGCACTCAGGGAGGCCTCACGCAGAACGTGTCGGAAAGGAACCGATTTCGCCGAGGACCTCTTGTCGCGGTCGGCGAGTCGAGCCTACACTCCTCCTTCGGTACCCCCTGCACTGTGGCAAACCGACGAGGGACGGGTGTGAATCGGGTGGCTCCGCCTGCTGCGCGCCTTGCCGTGATGGCGATGCTCGTGAGCTACCTTCTCGGCGCTTGGCTCATCGCCGCCACGGGGATCGGCGCCGCGCTGCGGACCGCCGACGCCTGGGCCCATCGCCCGGTTCTCCCCATCCCAACGGACGAAGGACCGAGCGCCTTTGCGCCCGGCGAAGAAGCGACCCTCGACGGGATCCCGATCTGGGGCGGCAGCGAGCGGATCAACGTGCTTCTCCTCGGGATCGACACCCGCCCCGACGAGGTGTTCTGGGAGCCGGGCCGAACCGACTTCATCGCAGTGGCAACGATCGACCCCCTGAGCCGCTCCGCCGGCCTGATCTCTTTCCCGCGCGATCTCTGGGTGCCGATCCCCGTCTCTCCTACCCTCCGCTTCGAAGAACGGGTGAACGCCGCCTATCGCATCGGCGAGTTAGAGCGCGCCCCGGGCGGCGGGCCGGCTGTCGCGCGGCGGATGATTGAATATAACTTCGGGATCCGAACCCATTTTTACGTCGTTGTCGATTTCAATGCCTTCGTCCGCGCGATTGACCGCATTGGCGGCATCACTGTCGATATCGAACGGCCGCTGAAAGACAATCTCTATCCCACCGACTATTACGGGACGAAGCGGATCTACTACGCGCCCGGCCTCCAGTGGCTCGACGGCCGCGCTGCGCTCGAGTACGCCCGCTCGCGCCACCAAGACAACGACTTCGAGCGCAACCGCCGCCAGCAGAAACTGCTCCTTGCGCTGCGCCAGAAAGCGCTCGACCTCAATCTGCTTCCTCTGCTGCCCCACCTCTTGCTGGAGCTGCGCAACGACATTCGGACGGATATGAGCCCTGCTCAGATCATGGCGCTCGCGCGGCTTGCCGCCGGGATCGACCTGCAGGATGTCACTCTTCGCTCGATCGGCCTTGAGGGCATCATTCGGGTGCCCGGGGAGCTCTACTTCGTCCCCAACCGACCGGTCGTCAGTTCGATCATTGCGGATGTCTTCACCGACCCTCGGGTCCGGCGGGAAGCGGCCCACGTCGTCATTGTCACCGACGCGACAAGGCGCCCCCAAGCGCGTCGGCTCGCTTCCTTCCTCGGCCAGCGCGGAATGACCACCCAGATAGAAGAGCGCTCTGCCGATGTGCCTCCCGCTGAAACTGTGGCGATCGACTATACCGGGAAGCCGGCAACTCTCCGCTATCTCGCCGAGCAGTTGAAACTGAGCCCCGCGCATGTGATCGCCGACCTGTCGGGGCTGGGCGCCGGCGATATTGAGATCCATATCGGCCCCGATCTTCGCCTTCCCTGAACCGCCAACGCCGCTGCCGAGCGTCAGCGAGGGAGTGCGTGGCGGCGCAGCGCTTCGGCGAGCAGCGTCGCGATATGGCGGACCCTGATCCGGTCGCCGCCCGCAGCGAGAGCGCTGTTCAGATGGAGCAGACAGCCCGGGTTCTCCGTCGCGACTTCAGGAGCGCCGGAAGAGCGGAGGGCGGCGAGCGCCCGCTGCGCGATGCGCCGGCTCACCTCGGGATGATCAAAGGCGACCGCGCCGCCGAAGCCGCAGCAGACGTCGCTCTCGGGCAATTCGACCAGCCGATAGCCCGCTCGGAGGAGGAGGTCCGCCCCCGCCGAGGGGCGACCCAGCAGATGAGTCCGTTGACAGAAGGGACGCCACGCCACCTGCCGGCCGCTGGAGGAAAGAGGCGGCGGCGCGACAATCTGGTCCAAAAAACTGACGAGGTCGAACGTGCGGGCGGCAAGCCGTTGCGCTCGCGCGCGCCACTGCGGCTCGGAAGCGAACAGACGCTCGTAGTCCTGCGCCAGAGCGATGGCACAGCTGGTCCCCGGCGTCACGACCCAGTCGAACTCGCCTTCCAGCGCAGCGATCGTCTGGCGAGCGAGCCGGCGGGCGCGTTCCTCGTCGCCCGAGTCGAGATGCGGCAGCCCGCAGCAATGCTGACCGGGCGGAGCCACCACCCGCAGCCCGCACTGGCGCAGCACCTCCACCGTGTCGTGGACGATCGCGGGCGCGAAGCGATCAGCGAGACACTGGAGAAAGAGCGCCACCCGCTTGCCTGCCGTCGCCGGCGTTGCCCACCGCGCATGGCGGGGCGGCAGCGCCTCTTGCTTGAACAGGCGGTCCCGCGCCGGACGAAGCGCCGGGCGCGGCGGGAGACGCCAGCGCTGCGGCGGGGGTAGGAGCGTCTGCAGGAGCGGCGGCGGCAGAAGGGCCGCTGCGGGAGCAGCGAGACGAAGCGACCATTCGACGAGCAGCGGGCGAGCCCAGATCGCGAGGAGGAGGCGTTTCGCTTGCGAGCCCGAGGCCACCCGCGGGAGCGCCGCCCGCGCCGCGCGGATTTGCTGCGGCAGCGGGATCGCCGCCGGACAGACCGACGCACAGGCGTGGCAAGAAAGGCAGAGAGAGAGCGGTCCCGCCGCCGCCGCAGCGCCATGATGAAACCGCGTATTTACGAGCCCGATCGCGCCGCTGTAGATATAGCCAAACGCATGGCCGCCGACGAGCTGATAGGGGGGACAGACGTTGGCGCAGGCGGCGCAGCGGATGCAGCGAAGCGCCTCTCGCGCCTCGGGGTCGCGCCACATTGCCCGGCGTCCGTTGTCAACCAGGATAATGTGCAGTTCACGTCCCGCCTCCGCGCCGGTGATCAGCGTGGTGAAACTGGTGATCGGCTGAGCGGTCGCCGAGCGCGCGAGCAGCCGGAGTTGCGTTGCGGCATCGGCCAGCGTCGGCAGGAGCTTTTCCCATCCCGCGAGGACAATCGTCAGCGGCGGAAGCGTTGTTACGAGGTCGCCGTTGCCTTCATTCGTGACCAAGAGCACGCTGCCGGTCTCGGCAATTAGGGCATTTGCGCCAATCAGCCCTGCATCAGCGCGGAGAAAGACCTCGCGCAGAACACGGCGAGCTAGGCGCACAAGCGCGGGAATGTCGTCCGGCGGCGCGCTTTCTCCAAGCACAGTGTGAAACAGTTCGGCAATCTGCGCCCGGTTTTTATGGATAGCAGGGATGACCATGTGGCTGGGCAGCTCGCGCGCCAGCTGGAGGATCCACTCGCCAAGGTCGGTCTCGACCACCGTGATCCCGGCAGCGGCAAGACTGCGGTTGAGGAAGAGCTCCTCCGTCACCATGCTCTTCCCTTTGATCAGCAGCCGCGCTCCCCGCGCTTGAAGGATCGCCGCAACCGTCGCCTGCGCCTCGGCCGCGGTCGCAGCATGATGGACAACGGCGCCGGCAGCGGCGGCGCGGTCGGCAAACACCGCGATTGCGGCTTCCGGGTCGGCGAGCACGGCATCCTTTGCTGCCCGGAGGCGCGACCGCGCTCCCTCAAAGCTGTCGCCGACCTCGGCAAGCTCAGCAAGAGCAGCGGCCCGAGCGCGCTGCCACCCCCGCTGGAAAGCGAGAAGGTTCGCCGCAAGCTGGGGATCGGCAAGCGCAGCCGCCACTCGGTCACGAAAGGGAGCGATTTCACTCATTCGTCACAGACCACGAGGATCGTGAGCGCGGCTGGACCGTGAACGCCGATCGTCAAGACCCGCTCGATATCTCCCGTCCGGCTCGGACCGCTGAGGAGAAGAACGGGAGCGCGCACTGCCGCCGCGAGGGAATGAGCTGCGGCAAGCGCTTCCGGCAGCGTCGGGATGAGCCGCTCCTGCGGCAGCACGACCACCAGATGCTCGGCGAGCAGGCAGCACGCCCGGTCGTCTGTCGGCTCGACGATGACCACGCTGCCCGTCTCGGCGACCCCCACCTGTCCCAGGACGACAACCTCTGACTGCAGCCGCGCTGCCGGAGGACGATCGCACCCAAGCCACGCCCGAGCGGAGGCGGTAGCGCCGGCGCCGGCAGGAACTGCCTCGCCTACCTGCGACCGCGGGATCAGCCGCGCTTCCGCTCCAAGCAGCTGAGCGCGCCGCAAGAACCCAGCAATGATGTCGGTCACCCAAACCGCTCCGCCACGGAATAATCGCATGCCGTCATGAGAATGGCATACCCACCGCTGTATCGCGCAGAACGCAGTCAAGCACGCACGCGGCGCCGGAAATCATCGCGTTCCTCTTTTCCGCAACATGCAAGGTCAGCATTGTGTGCCAGCCAGACAGTCCTACGACAGGCTGGACGGCGCGGAAAGAGCGCCACCGATCGCGAAGACCCTTAGCGAGAACAGAGCTGGCAAATGCTACGTCAAACATCGTACTTTTCTCGTTCTCCGCCCTTCATGTGCGCCAAGGGAATGGACAGCGTTCGAGGTTTAAATTAAGGTTGGTCTTAACGTAGCGTGACGCTCGACCGATGAACCTGCTCGCGGTCCCCGCCCCGTCCTCGGACCGAGCAGGAGCACTCGTCTGAAGGGATGTCCTCGCACCATCCACACGTGCCGAGGACTCGGATGGAAGGAGCATCAATGGGACGCAGAGAAAAGGTGGTGGCCGCCGAGCCAAACACCATCGAATCGCTTGGCGCAACCTTGCGTCGGGCTCGGCAGCAGAAGAGCATCTCTCTGACTGATCTTGCACAACGGCTCGGCTATTCGAAGAGCCACCTCTCGGTCGTCGAGACCGGACGCGTATGGCCATCGCGAGAACTGCTCCAAGCTTACGAAGAGGCGCTCGACCTCCAGAGTTCGTCGCTGGTGCAGCTGGCTGAGTCGCTCGCCCCGCTTCGCCGTTCACGCGCCTCTGCTCCTTATGTCGGGGCGTCAATCGAAACGCTGCTGCGGCGGGTAGCGCGCGGGGTTGGCGAACGAATCCGGCCCGAAGGGCGCGAGCGCGGCCGCACGAGCCCCCCGGGCAACGGCACCGCGACCCGAGAGACCCAGACCGCGATTGAGTGGGCCTGCAACCTTGTTGATTGGGCAGCGAACCATCCTCCCGTTCCCCCCCGGGAAGAGATCATCGTTGTTGGCTTCAGCGCTGCCGATGTCATCCCAACGCTCACCGACTCCGGCGCGCCGTTCAAGGCAGCGCTCCAAGGCGCGCTCAGCAACGGCTGGAATGTCTCGCAGCTGCGCTGGCTCGACAGCAGCGAGGAGTATCGCCTCTCTCTATTTGTGGGCATGCTGGATTTTTATGGATTTCGCGGCACCTACCGTCCGTTCATCCTGCCGACGACGAAAGGGCTCGGGACGCCTCCCTACGGACTTGTCGCCGTTCCCGGGTACGGCGCGCTCCTGCTGCTTCCGACCCGCACCGACCGAGTTGGCCACTACGCTGTCTACGCCGCGCTGTCGTTCAGCGACCCGGAGACGACGGCAATTCTCTGGGAGAACGGCGCTGCGCTTCGCGACCTTGGACAGTCCCTCGCGACGACGTATGAGCGCCCCTTGGACTGGCGCTCTGCCCGTACGCCTCGGGAGGAGTGGGCGCGTTTCAGCGAGGCCGAAACGCGCACCATCATCCAGCCCGGCGACCGCCTCCTCGTCCGCGATGGCATCGGCTCGCCGGGGCTGCTGGCGGATGATCGCCTCGAGAGCGACCTTGCGCGAGAGAAAGAGGACCCGGCATGGGAGCCGTTCTTGCGGACACTGCAGAGCGACCGCCGCCTGCAGCAAACCGCTTTCCGAGACCAAGCCCGCGTCCATCTGTATCGCGAACTGCTGACAAAGCGCGGGCTTGAACGGTTTGCCGACGGCGTGCCTAGCCCGCTCGACGCCAGCATCCCGTCCCTCAGCAGCGACCAGCGTGCCGCCTGGCTTCGGACGCTTGCTGCGCTGCTGCTGAACTCACCTCAGTATGAAATCGGTCTCCTCGACGAAGTGCCGGATTGGCTTGCCCCCGGAGGCGGCTGGCTGGTCAAGGGCACAAGCGCAGATGGTTTCGTTCATTTCGAGACGCTCGCCCGGCACGACGGCGCCCCGGCTCAGCTGCTGATCGAGATCCGCGACG
Above is a genomic segment from Dehalococcoidia bacterium containing:
- a CDS encoding LUD domain-containing protein encodes the protein MRLFRGGAVWVTDIIAGFLRRAQLLGAEARLIPRSQVGEAVPAGAGATASARAWLGCDRPPAARLQSEVVVLGQVGVAETGSVVIVEPTDDRACCLLAEHLVVVLPQERLIPTLPEALAAAHSLAAAVRAPVLLLSGPSRTGDIERVLTIGVHGPAALTILVVCDE
- a CDS encoding helix-turn-helix domain-containing protein — its product is MGRREKVVAAEPNTIESLGATLRRARQQKSISLTDLAQRLGYSKSHLSVVETGRVWPSRELLQAYEEALDLQSSSLVQLAESLAPLRRSRASAPYVGASIETLLRRVARGVGERIRPEGRERGRTSPPGNGTATRETQTAIEWACNLVDWAANHPPVPPREEIIVVGFSAADVIPTLTDSGAPFKAALQGALSNGWNVSQLRWLDSSEEYRLSLFVGMLDFYGFRGTYRPFILPTTKGLGTPPYGLVAVPGYGALLLLPTRTDRVGHYAVYAALSFSDPETTAILWENGAALRDLGQSLATTYERPLDWRSARTPREEWARFSEAETRTIIQPGDRLLVRDGIGSPGLLADDRLESDLAREKEDPAWEPFLRTLQSDRRLQQTAFRDQARVHLYRELLTKRGLERFADGVPSPLDASIPSLSSDQRAAWLRTLAALLLNSPQYEIGLLDEVPDWLAPGGGWLVKGTSADGFVHFETLARHDGAPAQLLIEIRDAILTQGMRDYFFALWERVPLANRTKEAVAEYLQQLAQRAESAR
- a CDS encoding LUD domain-containing protein, which produces MSEIAPFRDRVAAALADPQLAANLLAFQRGWQRARAAALAELAEVGDSFEGARSRLRAAKDAVLADPEAAIAVFADRAAAAGAVVHHAATAAEAQATVAAILQARGARLLIKGKSMVTEELFLNRSLAAAGITVVETDLGEWILQLARELPSHMVIPAIHKNRAQIAELFHTVLGESAPPDDIPALVRLARRVLREVFLRADAGLIGANALIAETGSVLLVTNEGNGDLVTTLPPLTIVLAGWEKLLPTLADAATQLRLLARSATAQPITSFTTLITGAEAGRELHIILVDNGRRAMWRDPEAREALRCIRCAACANVCPPYQLVGGHAFGYIYSGAIGLVNTRFHHGAAAAAGPLSLCLSCHACASVCPAAIPLPQQIRAARAALPRVASGSQAKRLLLAIWARPLLVEWSLRLAAPAAALLPPPLLQTLLPPPQRWRLPPRPALRPARDRLFKQEALPPRHARWATPATAGKRVALFLQCLADRFAPAIVHDTVEVLRQCGLRVVAPPGQHCCGLPHLDSGDEERARRLARQTIAALEGEFDWVVTPGTSCAIALAQDYERLFASEPQWRARAQRLAARTFDLVSFLDQIVAPPPLSSSGRQVAWRPFCQRTHLLGRPSAGADLLLRAGYRLVELPESDVCCGFGGAVAFDHPEVSRRIAQRALAALRSSGAPEVATENPGCLLHLNSALAAGGDRIRVRHIATLLAEALRRHALPR
- a CDS encoding LCP family protein, whose protein sequence is MNRVAPPAARLAVMAMLVSYLLGAWLIAATGIGAALRTADAWAHRPVLPIPTDEGPSAFAPGEEATLDGIPIWGGSERINVLLLGIDTRPDEVFWEPGRTDFIAVATIDPLSRSAGLISFPRDLWVPIPVSPTLRFEERVNAAYRIGELERAPGGGPAVARRMIEYNFGIRTHFYVVVDFNAFVRAIDRIGGITVDIERPLKDNLYPTDYYGTKRIYYAPGLQWLDGRAALEYARSRHQDNDFERNRRQQKLLLALRQKALDLNLLPLLPHLLLELRNDIRTDMSPAQIMALARLAAGIDLQDVTLRSIGLEGIIRVPGELYFVPNRPVVSSIIADVFTDPRVRREAAHVVIVTDATRRPQARRLASFLGQRGMTTQIEERSADVPPAETVAIDYTGKPATLRYLAEQLKLSPAHVIADLSGLGAGDIEIHIGPDLRLP